In a genomic window of Paraburkholderia phenazinium:
- a CDS encoding GntR family transcriptional regulator gives MAHTIVDDRIPRYHRLRDQLAARIAALEWQPHDPLPTEQELALAYDLAVGTVRKAVDLLEREGLVERFQGRGTFVRRATFDRSLFRFFRFHAPNGERRVPESRILERVVTKAPKAVVARFSLKSGAKAIRLARLRLIDDTPIVAEQIWLPYEPFAALADCPVEEFGPLLYPFYEKRCARVVARADERLTVETANATDVAALGVPEHSPIVVIERVAFGYDGAPLEWRLSRGAAQHFAYEIEIR, from the coding sequence TTGGCCCATACGATCGTGGACGACCGCATTCCCCGCTATCACCGCCTGCGCGACCAGTTGGCCGCGCGTATCGCTGCGCTCGAATGGCAGCCGCACGATCCGCTGCCGACGGAGCAGGAACTGGCGCTCGCATATGACCTCGCCGTGGGCACCGTGCGCAAGGCGGTCGACCTGCTGGAGCGCGAGGGGCTGGTCGAACGCTTCCAGGGCCGCGGCACCTTCGTGCGCCGCGCCACCTTCGATCGCTCGCTGTTCCGCTTCTTCCGTTTTCATGCGCCTAACGGCGAGCGCCGCGTCCCCGAGAGCCGCATTCTCGAGCGTGTGGTCACGAAAGCGCCCAAGGCGGTGGTGGCCCGATTCAGCCTGAAATCCGGCGCTAAAGCGATCCGGCTCGCCCGTTTGCGTCTGATCGACGACACACCCATCGTGGCCGAACAGATCTGGCTGCCGTACGAGCCCTTCGCGGCGTTAGCCGACTGCCCCGTCGAGGAATTCGGCCCACTGCTGTATCCGTTCTACGAGAAACGCTGTGCCCGTGTGGTGGCGCGCGCCGACGAACGCCTCACTGTCGAAACCGCCAACGCAACAGACGTCGCCGCGTTGGGCGTACCCGAGCATAGCCCGATCGTCGTCATCGAACGGGTCGCCTTCGGCTACGACGGCGCGCCGCTCGAATGGCGCCTCTCGCGTGGCGCCGCCCAACACTTCGCATACGAAATCGAAATTCGCTAG
- a CDS encoding cupin domain-containing protein — MIGERLKELRTARGMSLRQLASLADVSPTLLSQIERAVTDPSLETMRRLAGVFGESVASLFAQTIAPSVWISRPGNRSRLIAPKGRVGYERLTAGNGQLEVLRAVLQPGEVSADEPRGHASSECVYVIAGELIAQIDGIEYQVAAGESISFDSRLPHRYRNGSAHPTEIILSVTPPNP, encoded by the coding sequence TTGATTGGTGAACGACTCAAGGAATTGCGGACCGCGCGCGGCATGTCGCTGCGCCAACTGGCAAGTCTCGCGGATGTCTCGCCTACGCTGCTCAGCCAGATCGAGCGGGCGGTGACGGACCCGAGCCTTGAAACCATGCGGCGCCTCGCCGGCGTATTCGGCGAATCGGTCGCCTCACTGTTCGCCCAGACAATCGCACCTTCGGTCTGGATCAGCCGGCCAGGCAATCGCTCGCGACTGATTGCGCCAAAGGGGCGCGTCGGCTACGAACGCCTGACGGCCGGCAACGGTCAGCTTGAAGTGCTACGCGCCGTGCTGCAACCGGGCGAAGTGTCTGCCGACGAACCGCGCGGCCACGCGTCGTCGGAATGCGTGTATGTGATCGCCGGCGAGCTGATCGCACAGATCGACGGCATCGAGTACCAGGTGGCGGCCGGCGAGAGCATTTCGTTCGACTCGCGGCTGCCGCACCGCTATCGCAACGGCTCTGCCCATCCCACCGAAATCATCCTGTCGGTCACCCCACCGAATCCTTGA
- a CDS encoding phospholipase D-like domain-containing protein, whose translation MSHSDQTAGDATEPHTIPFITHGSYPRRVGNRVHPLVDSGPAFRRICEAVEHAQHSVWFTVTFIATDFQMPDGRGTLFDVLDRAVERGLDVRVIFWRPNPESSGYGQTFAGTPADFEWLAARGSRFSARWDRAPRAFCHHQKCWLIDAGQPAETTFVGGINPTFAIVEPGHVDGEPRHDVYVEITGPCASDVHHNFVQRWNETSERTQALGVYGPQGHSALAFPTRSSEPCGPSVVQIQRNVHADCYREAHAAADSEAYPIAAGERSITDQYLLAIQAARRSIYLENQALPVPTIASALEDALKRGVAVVLLLPGEPEGYVAQWRLKPESKPFFDQIEALGRYANFTLAGIAGPTRSGGRRYVYVHAKLMLVDDAWMTIGSCNLHANSLFGHSEMNATVWDPDAVRELRCQLFLEHLGEDTRHLDDVSALQLYQRIARDNETRWQAGDFNWNGLACSLNPQTYGEAQDRLHP comes from the coding sequence ATGAGTCACAGCGACCAGACAGCCGGCGACGCAACCGAGCCGCACACCATCCCATTCATCACGCATGGGTCCTATCCGCGACGCGTGGGCAATCGGGTTCATCCGCTCGTCGACAGCGGGCCGGCTTTTCGCCGCATTTGCGAAGCGGTGGAGCATGCGCAGCACAGCGTCTGGTTCACCGTGACCTTCATCGCCACGGACTTTCAGATGCCGGATGGCCGGGGCACACTGTTCGATGTACTGGATCGCGCCGTCGAGCGAGGTCTCGACGTCCGCGTGATTTTTTGGCGCCCCAATCCCGAGAGCAGCGGATACGGACAGACCTTCGCCGGCACGCCCGCGGACTTCGAGTGGCTCGCTGCGCGGGGTTCGCGTTTTAGCGCCCGCTGGGACCGCGCGCCGCGCGCCTTTTGTCATCACCAGAAGTGCTGGCTAATCGATGCGGGTCAGCCGGCCGAGACCACGTTTGTCGGCGGCATCAATCCGACCTTTGCGATTGTCGAACCCGGTCATGTAGACGGCGAGCCACGCCACGATGTGTATGTCGAGATTACGGGTCCGTGCGCAAGCGACGTGCATCACAATTTCGTGCAGCGCTGGAACGAAACCAGCGAGCGGACGCAGGCCCTTGGGGTCTACGGCCCGCAAGGCCATTCCGCGCTCGCTTTCCCGACGCGTTCATCCGAGCCATGCGGCCCGAGCGTCGTGCAGATTCAGCGCAACGTCCACGCGGATTGCTATCGTGAGGCACACGCTGCTGCTGACAGCGAGGCTTACCCCATCGCGGCCGGCGAACGCTCCATCACGGATCAATACTTGCTGGCCATTCAGGCTGCGCGCCGTTCGATCTACCTGGAAAACCAGGCGCTGCCTGTGCCCACTATTGCCAGCGCGCTCGAAGATGCCTTGAAACGCGGGGTAGCCGTCGTCCTGCTCTTACCCGGCGAGCCCGAGGGATATGTTGCGCAGTGGAGACTGAAACCGGAAAGCAAGCCGTTTTTCGATCAGATCGAAGCACTCGGCCGCTACGCGAATTTCACGTTAGCTGGGATTGCGGGGCCAACGCGATCCGGCGGCCGGCGCTACGTTTACGTCCACGCCAAACTCATGCTCGTCGACGATGCGTGGATGACGATCGGCTCGTGCAACCTGCATGCGAATTCGCTGTTCGGTCACAGCGAGATGAATGCGACGGTCTGGGACCCGGATGCGGTGCGCGAGCTGCGTTGCCAACTCTTCCTCGAACATCTGGGCGAAGACACGCGTCACCTCGACGACGTGTCCGCGCTGCAGCTCTATCAACGTATCGCACGCGATAACGAAACACGATGGCAAGCGGGCGACTTCAACTGGAACGGTCTCGCCTGCAGCCTGAACCCACAGACGTATGGCGAAGCGCAAGACCGTCTTCACCCATAG
- the solA gene encoding N-methyl-L-tryptophan oxidase: MSEERCEVAVVGLGAMGAATLYQLAKAGVKAVGIDRFAPPHDQGSSHGDTRITRLAVGEGAAYVPLVRRSHQIWRELEAQSGEALFEQCGVLVMSSSATTTSHHGAADFTANTIELGRTYGIAHEVLTSSQIRERFPQFGPIRDGAVGYFEPEGGFVRPERCIATQLEAAQALGATLITGATVSALESLGGGVRVKAGERTLVADKVIVCAGMWSANLLGEPFSALLKVCRQTLYWFKLAEPTIFPEVSPSFILAHGPGEADICYGFPPIPGEGSMKIATEQYVALNSIDALDRTVSAAEVDEMYRKQVAGNIAGVTSELVKARVCTYTVTPDFGFIIDDHPTLDNVTVVSACSGHGFKHSAAIGEAVAQRCVSGASQIDLSAFSLSRFA, from the coding sequence GTGTCTGAAGAGCGATGCGAGGTTGCAGTAGTTGGGCTGGGCGCGATGGGCGCGGCGACGCTTTACCAACTCGCGAAAGCCGGGGTAAAAGCGGTGGGCATTGACCGTTTCGCTCCGCCGCACGATCAGGGATCGAGTCACGGCGATACGCGTATCACGCGTCTGGCAGTGGGCGAAGGGGCCGCTTATGTGCCGCTGGTGCGCAGGTCGCATCAGATCTGGCGCGAGCTGGAAGCGCAGAGCGGTGAAGCGCTGTTCGAGCAATGCGGGGTACTCGTCATGAGCTCGAGCGCGACGACGACGTCGCATCATGGCGCGGCCGATTTCACCGCGAACACCATTGAGCTGGGGCGTACCTATGGCATTGCGCACGAGGTCCTCACGTCGTCGCAGATCCGCGAGCGCTTCCCTCAATTCGGACCGATCCGCGATGGCGCGGTGGGGTACTTCGAACCCGAGGGAGGCTTTGTGCGTCCGGAGCGTTGTATCGCGACGCAGCTAGAGGCGGCGCAAGCGCTTGGCGCCACCCTGATCACCGGTGCCACGGTTTCCGCATTGGAATCGCTCGGTGGTGGGGTTCGCGTCAAAGCGGGCGAACGGACGCTCGTGGCTGACAAGGTCATTGTCTGTGCCGGCATGTGGTCCGCCAACCTGCTGGGCGAGCCGTTTAGCGCCTTGCTGAAGGTCTGCCGGCAAACGCTGTACTGGTTCAAGCTGGCCGAGCCGACGATTTTCCCGGAAGTGTCGCCGAGTTTCATTCTGGCCCATGGTCCCGGGGAAGCCGATATTTGCTATGGCTTTCCGCCTATTCCCGGTGAAGGCAGCATGAAGATCGCGACCGAGCAGTATGTGGCGCTCAACTCGATCGACGCGCTCGACCGCACGGTCTCCGCCGCCGAGGTGGACGAGATGTATCGCAAGCAGGTGGCGGGCAATATCGCCGGTGTGACCTCTGAGTTGGTCAAGGCACGCGTTTGCACGTATACGGTGACCCCTGACTTCGGCTTCATCATCGACGATCATCCGACGCTCGACAATGTGACCGTGGTGTCAGCCTGTTCGGGGCATGGCTTCAAGCATTCGGCGGCGATTGGCGAAGCGGTGGCGCAGCGCTGCGTGAGCGGCGCAAGCCAGATTGATCTGTCCGCGTTTTCGTTGAGCCGCTTTGCGTGA
- a CDS encoding TIGR04076 family protein gives MTSHTHDERAEAPSFELYDLRVEVVAPEGAKLYCGAQVGDSFELHGEMLHLPPGQAFSIYSLAALLPLLPAKQRATDPHDWMSTDAEVACPDPNCPSRFRITRLGKRRFRHADTTAVKLIEKDFE, from the coding sequence ATGACTTCTCACACCCACGACGAGCGCGCAGAAGCGCCCTCGTTCGAGCTTTACGATCTGCGCGTCGAAGTCGTTGCACCGGAGGGCGCCAAGCTGTATTGCGGCGCACAGGTCGGCGACTCCTTCGAATTGCACGGCGAGATGCTGCATCTGCCGCCGGGCCAGGCGTTTTCGATTTACTCGCTCGCGGCATTGCTGCCGCTGCTGCCCGCCAAGCAACGTGCCACCGACCCGCATGACTGGATGTCCACGGACGCCGAAGTGGCCTGCCCCGATCCTAATTGCCCCTCGCGCTTTCGCATCACCCGGCTCGGCAAACGCCGATTCCGGCATGCGGATACGACCGCGGTCAAACTCATCGAAAAGGACTTTGAATGA
- a CDS encoding DUF3311 domain-containing protein: protein MAQGQAAGGSARHAYRWLLVVPFVWQAGLAPVVNGVSWSPLGLPFPMLWQLVGIVLTSVLIAIVFRLDRAHGVEREEEAFIAATSGSTGEPR from the coding sequence ATGGCGCAAGGTCAGGCGGCGGGCGGCAGTGCCCGTCACGCGTATCGGTGGTTGCTGGTCGTTCCTTTTGTCTGGCAGGCGGGGCTTGCCCCCGTCGTCAACGGCGTGTCGTGGTCGCCGCTCGGTCTGCCGTTTCCGATGCTGTGGCAGTTGGTGGGAATCGTGCTGACGAGCGTGCTGATCGCAATCGTGTTCCGGCTCGACCGTGCGCATGGCGTCGAGCGTGAAGAAGAGGCCTTCATTGCGGCGACCTCCG
- a CDS encoding aldo/keto reductase yields the protein MTQMQRVELAPGYSISRILKGGWQLAGDHGSVDRATAIADMGAYYDAGVTAFDCADIYTGVEEMIGEFRDDYRNRRGADSLDQLKIHTKFVPDLSALKTIDHRLVQQTIDRSLSRLRVERLDLVQFHWWDYSVPRYLEVAQWLRELQQAGKIDRLSGTNFDTQRTKELVDAGIELTSMQVQYSLLDRRPARQLGAYAREHGIHLFCYGTVAGGFLSGRWLGAAEPGQDIANRSLIKYKLIIDDFGGWDLFQTLLQTLERIAVKHGVSIATIATRWVLDQEQVAGAIVGVRRGDHLPEHLKVMAVALDAEDRSAIAQVLAQSSTIEGDVYSVERDIHGRHGNIMKYELNSAT from the coding sequence ATGACACAGATGCAGCGCGTCGAGCTGGCGCCCGGCTACTCGATCTCACGTATTCTCAAAGGCGGCTGGCAACTTGCCGGGGACCATGGCAGCGTCGATCGCGCCACAGCGATTGCGGACATGGGCGCTTACTACGACGCCGGCGTGACCGCTTTCGATTGTGCCGACATCTACACGGGTGTCGAGGAAATGATCGGCGAATTCCGTGACGACTACCGCAATCGCCGCGGCGCGGACAGTCTCGATCAGTTGAAGATTCATACGAAGTTCGTCCCCGATCTGTCCGCGCTCAAGACGATCGACCATCGGTTAGTTCAGCAAACCATCGACCGCTCGCTCTCGCGTTTGCGCGTCGAGCGACTCGACCTGGTGCAGTTTCACTGGTGGGACTATTCGGTCCCGCGCTACCTCGAAGTCGCGCAATGGCTGCGCGAATTGCAGCAGGCGGGCAAGATCGACCGCCTGAGCGGCACCAATTTCGACACACAGCGCACGAAGGAGCTGGTAGATGCAGGCATCGAACTAACCAGCATGCAGGTGCAGTACTCCCTGCTGGACCGGCGTCCGGCGCGGCAACTCGGCGCATATGCGCGCGAGCACGGCATTCATCTGTTTTGCTACGGCACCGTAGCGGGCGGGTTTCTGTCCGGGCGATGGCTCGGCGCCGCCGAACCGGGACAGGACATCGCCAACCGCTCGCTCATCAAGTACAAGCTGATCATCGACGATTTCGGCGGCTGGGATCTGTTCCAGACGCTGCTGCAAACGCTCGAGCGCATTGCGGTTAAGCACGGCGTGTCGATTGCGACCATCGCGACGCGCTGGGTGCTCGACCAGGAGCAGGTCGCGGGCGCCATTGTCGGCGTGCGCCGCGGCGATCATCTGCCGGAGCATCTGAAGGTCATGGCGGTCGCACTGGATGCAGAGGATCGTTCGGCGATCGCGCAGGTGTTGGCGCAGAGTTCGACGATCGAGGGGGACGTGTATAGCGTCGAACGCGACATTCATGGACGGCACGGCAACATCATGAAGTACGAGCTGAACAGCGCTACGTGA